One window of Candidatus Eisenbacteria bacterium genomic DNA carries:
- the cysE gene encoding serine O-acetyltransferase yields MTEHVETAPAVRARERPKSLDRLAEDVRTIFEKDPAARSVLEVLFCYPGLHAVWIHRLAHRLWKWRLRFAARLLSHASRALTGIEIHPGAVIGRRFFIDHGMGVVIGETTEIGDDVVLYQGVTLGGTSLEKKKRHPTLARGVVVGAGAKVLGALRVGENARIGAGAVVVKDVPPGATVIGIAARILGCGRPDGEDAVKVDLTESRGDHDVRVLEILLDRVHELESKLGRRSDAEKHH; encoded by the coding sequence ATGACGGAGCATGTGGAAACGGCGCCGGCCGTGCGCGCGAGGGAACGGCCGAAATCGCTCGACCGTCTCGCGGAGGACGTTCGGACGATCTTCGAGAAGGACCCTGCCGCGCGAAGCGTCCTCGAGGTTCTCTTCTGCTACCCCGGTCTCCACGCGGTCTGGATCCACCGCCTCGCGCACCGGCTCTGGAAGTGGAGGCTGCGCTTCGCGGCGCGGCTCCTCAGTCACGCGAGCCGCGCCCTCACCGGAATCGAAATCCATCCGGGGGCGGTCATCGGGAGACGTTTCTTCATCGATCACGGAATGGGCGTGGTGATCGGAGAGACGACGGAAATCGGCGACGACGTCGTTCTCTACCAAGGGGTGACCCTCGGCGGCACGAGCCTCGAGAAGAAGAAACGCCATCCCACGCTCGCGCGAGGGGTCGTTGTCGGGGCGGGTGCGAAAGTGCTCGGGGCGCTCCGCGTGGGTGAGAACGCGCGGATCGGCGCGGGCGCGGTCGTCGTGAAGGATGTCCCCCCCGGAGCGACCGTGATCGGAATCGCGGCGCGCATTCTCGGGTGCGGAAGACCGGACGGCGAGGATGCGGTGAAGGTGGACCTCACCGAAAGCCGGGGCGATCACGACGTCCGTGTGCTCGAGATTCTTCTCGATCGAGTGCACGAGCTCGAGAGCAAGCTGGGGAGGCGGAGCGACGCCGAGAAGCACCATTGA
- a CDS encoding cytochrome c: MSRPAARLRIAATIAALFASALVIVWCACAGSRPIGDGSEGARLYTSRCRSCHALGDPASKPSSSWERFLELHAERARLTPAERDSVLAFLERK, translated from the coding sequence GTGAGCCGGCCGGCCGCGCGCCTCCGGATCGCCGCCACCATCGCCGCGCTCTTCGCCTCGGCGCTCGTGATCGTGTGGTGCGCATGCGCGGGCTCCCGTCCGATCGGGGACGGATCGGAAGGCGCCCGGCTCTACACATCACGCTGCCGATCGTGCCATGCCTTGGGCGATCCCGCGTCCAAACCGTCCTCGTCCTGGGAGAGGTTCCTGGAGCTCCACGCGGAGCGGGCTCGACTCACCCCTGCGGAGCGCGACTCGGTCCTCGCCTTCCTCGAGAGGAAGTAG
- a CDS encoding metal-dependent transcriptional regulator has translation MEMYLKTILRTEDADGAARVSAIAETLGLRMPSVSEAIRSLKAAKLVLHNSYGSVRLSSRGRRAARAVDRRYTTLRRFLVEVLRVDEKTADRDACAIEHVVSSDTLRRLAAFLEHAAGEGKETK, from the coding sequence ATGGAGATGTACTTGAAGACGATCCTCCGCACGGAGGACGCGGACGGCGCGGCGCGCGTGAGCGCTATCGCGGAGACGCTCGGTCTTCGCATGCCGAGCGTTTCCGAGGCGATCCGGTCGCTCAAGGCCGCGAAGTTGGTGCTGCACAACTCGTACGGCTCGGTCCGCCTCTCCTCGCGGGGCCGGCGCGCGGCCCGCGCAGTCGATCGACGCTACACGACTCTGCGCCGCTTCCTCGTCGAGGTTCTTCGCGTGGACGAGAAAACCGCGGACAGGGACGCGTGCGCGATCGAGCACGTGGTGAGTTCGGACACGCTGAGGCGGCTTGCCGCGTTTCTCGAACACGCAGCGGGGGAAGGAAAGGAAACGAAATGA
- a CDS encoding transposase, which yields MPRPLRTVIPGVPHHVTQRGNQGRDIFETDDDRRFYLELLHRYAVRHGLAIWSYCLMTNHVHLVVVPCDIRSIALSIHDAHRLYAFRKNSRAGVTGHVWQARYYSCGLDERHLWSAVRYVERNPVRAGIVARAEMYCWSSAPTHCGLSPETFCSPEFPPPGVIENWAEWLAYPDDDQSIATIRRETLSGRPLGSKEFLERIESIPGSRVKTGDDGKKTGAPPRGTPNTRPE from the coding sequence TTGCCGCGACCACTTCGAACGGTGATACCGGGAGTTCCCCACCATGTCACTCAACGGGGAAACCAGGGGAGGGACATCTTCGAAACGGACGACGACCGGCGTTTCTACCTTGAGCTCCTCCACCGCTATGCTGTGAGGCACGGTCTCGCCATCTGGTCCTACTGTCTGATGACAAATCATGTGCATCTCGTTGTCGTTCCCTGTGATATCCGGTCCATCGCTCTGTCCATCCACGACGCGCACCGGCTGTACGCGTTCAGAAAGAACAGCCGCGCCGGAGTTACGGGTCATGTCTGGCAGGCACGATACTATTCCTGCGGACTTGACGAACGACATCTTTGGTCGGCGGTGAGATACGTCGAACGGAACCCCGTCCGGGCAGGAATCGTCGCCCGAGCGGAGATGTACTGCTGGTCCAGCGCCCCTACGCACTGCGGTCTGTCGCCCGAGACCTTTTGCTCCCCGGAGTTTCCTCCACCGGGGGTCATCGAGAATTGGGCCGAATGGCTGGCCTACCCAGATGATGACCAGTCGATCGCCACGATCCGCCGAGAGACCTTGAGTGGTCGCCCTTTGGGTTCGAAGGAGTTTCTCGAGCGGATCGAGTCGATTCCTGGATCGCGAGTCAAGACCGGGGACGATGGGAAGAAGACCGGCGCGCCCCCTCGAGGGACTCCGAACACCCGACCGGAATAG
- a CDS encoding dipeptide epimerase translates to MRITRIEAWPVAMKLAVPYTIAYETVETTTNVFLRLETNTGVTGFGCAAPDLHVTGETPEDVLEAIRTIGEETLKGTDPLRTTKRLEALRPHLAMKRSTLASIDMALHDILGKSAGLPLWKLLGGFRRSFPTSITIGILPLEETVARARESVGRGFRSLKIKGGLSVDEDAERVLKVREAVGPKVELRFDANQGYTVEDSLCFVEKTRAAKLELIEQPTPKSEPDLLGHVTSRVALPIMADESLRTFRDAFRLARRDLVDMVNVKLMKVGGIGEALLINAVARAARLEVMVGCLDESALGIAAGLHFALARPNVAYCDLDGHLDLVGDPADGAVILKDGVLYPTDRPGLGFELWI, encoded by the coding sequence ATGCGCATCACTCGGATCGAGGCGTGGCCGGTCGCGATGAAGCTCGCCGTCCCGTACACGATCGCGTACGAGACGGTGGAGACCACGACCAACGTTTTCTTGAGACTTGAAACGAACACGGGAGTGACCGGGTTCGGCTGCGCGGCGCCCGATCTCCACGTGACGGGCGAGACGCCGGAGGACGTGCTCGAGGCGATCCGCACGATCGGCGAGGAGACGCTTAAGGGGACCGACCCGCTTCGGACGACGAAGCGGCTCGAGGCGCTCCGGCCGCACCTCGCCATGAAGCGCTCAACGCTCGCCTCGATCGACATGGCGCTCCACGACATCCTCGGGAAGAGCGCGGGGCTCCCGCTCTGGAAGCTGCTCGGCGGCTTCCGGAGGAGCTTCCCGACGAGCATCACGATCGGGATTCTCCCGCTCGAGGAGACGGTCGCACGAGCGCGCGAGTCCGTCGGCCGCGGGTTTCGCTCGCTGAAGATCAAGGGCGGCCTCTCGGTCGACGAGGACGCGGAGCGGGTGCTCAAGGTGCGCGAGGCGGTCGGTCCCAAGGTCGAGCTCCGCTTCGACGCGAACCAAGGCTACACGGTGGAGGACTCGCTTTGCTTCGTCGAGAAGACGCGCGCGGCGAAGCTCGAGCTGATCGAGCAGCCGACGCCGAAGAGCGAACCGGATCTTCTCGGACACGTGACGAGCCGCGTGGCGCTCCCCATCATGGCGGATGAATCGCTCCGCACGTTCCGCGACGCGTTCCGCCTCGCGCGGCGGGACCTCGTCGACATGGTGAACGTGAAGCTCATGAAGGTGGGCGGGATCGGCGAGGCGCTCCTCATCAACGCGGTGGCGCGCGCGGCGCGGCTCGAGGTGATGGTCGGATGCCTCGACGAGTCGGCGCTCGGGATCGCCGCGGGACTTCACTTCGCGCTCGCGCGGCCGAACGTCGCCTACTGCGACCTCGACGGCCACCTCGACCTCGTCGGCGACCCCGCCGACGGCGCCGTGATCCTCAAGGACGGCGTCCTCTACCCGACCGACAGGCCCGGCCTCGGCTTCGAGCTTTGGATCTAG